One window of Gloeothece citriformis PCC 7424 genomic DNA carries:
- a CDS encoding serine/threonine-protein kinase, translating to MNSESILKQGYQIIEELGHNLTGGRVTYKATHLLSGQTVVIKEFQFLGSSWTETEYDAYEQEIQVLRHLSHPGIPRYLDSFETDEGFCLVQQYLDAQSLAIPHPWKLEEIKHIAISVLRILTYLQSQTPPVIHRDIKPENILVDQNLKVYLIDFGFARLGGGEVGVSSVVKGTMGFMPPEQLFNRQLTPGSDLYGLGATLICLLAGVKSGEIGTLIDEDYKLHFSHLIPPMQRGWISWLEKMVQPLPKTRFSSAQEALIALKPINVHRLPKVRLSHPMLLFKGTHWPEKITQKITLINPIPNTILWGRWEVAPHPCDPPHTPYDHSWISVTPHQFEGNIIECTITVDTAHLLSAETYQRQLILHSNTSEETKIVHLEVETGTLPKTQKLEYISLSCLFIFCFCAGAILGGISSFSVWLVIFGLPGIAVVDALLTTNLVQLKQNPSSSILVGVLGSVIGGIVASMFLGILYWFGPVGISIGLILVSSGILGGVILGVSRLQELEKLESSRTILGRLILGLIFFPYSLTSLVIALLLPGVFIPVADLQKARGFEILQGRQLALLTGAVGLASGIWAVNWVSGTLSTLDLSAEVIFVLLMSVASGGTLVYLWCKQAILIPRKNQKLLAHYQKSKAKLIQL from the coding sequence ATGAATAGCGAGAGTATCCTCAAACAAGGCTATCAAATTATAGAAGAACTCGGTCATAATTTAACCGGAGGGAGAGTGACCTATAAAGCGACCCATCTCCTCAGTGGCCAAACCGTTGTGATTAAAGAATTTCAATTTTTGGGGTCAAGTTGGACTGAGACGGAATATGACGCTTATGAACAAGAAATACAAGTTTTACGCCATCTTTCTCATCCGGGAATTCCCCGTTATCTCGATAGCTTTGAAACCGATGAAGGATTTTGTCTCGTTCAACAATATTTAGATGCTCAATCTTTAGCTATTCCTCATCCTTGGAAGTTAGAGGAAATTAAACACATTGCCATCTCAGTCTTAAGAATATTAACTTATCTACAATCTCAAACTCCGCCGGTCATTCATCGGGATATTAAACCCGAAAATATTTTAGTTGATCAAAACTTAAAAGTCTATTTAATTGATTTTGGATTTGCTCGTTTGGGTGGGGGAGAAGTGGGAGTTAGTAGTGTGGTGAAAGGAACGATGGGGTTTATGCCACCAGAGCAGTTATTTAACCGTCAATTAACTCCAGGGTCGGATTTATATGGGTTAGGAGCGACTTTAATTTGTTTGTTGGCGGGGGTTAAATCTGGAGAGATTGGCACACTAATTGATGAGGATTATAAACTTCATTTTAGTCATTTAATTCCCCCGATGCAACGAGGTTGGATCAGTTGGTTAGAAAAGATGGTGCAACCTTTACCAAAAACCCGCTTTTCTTCAGCACAAGAGGCTTTAATTGCTTTAAAACCGATTAATGTCCATCGATTACCTAAAGTCAGATTGAGTCATCCCATGCTGTTATTTAAAGGGACTCACTGGCCGGAAAAAATCACTCAAAAGATTACTCTTATTAACCCAATTCCTAATACTATTTTATGGGGAAGATGGGAAGTTGCCCCCCATCCCTGTGACCCTCCTCATACGCCTTACGATCATAGTTGGATTTCCGTGACTCCTCATCAGTTTGAAGGGAATATTATCGAGTGTACCATTACAGTAGATACGGCTCATTTGCTATCGGCAGAAACTTATCAACGTCAACTGATTTTGCATAGTAATACCTCCGAAGAAACTAAAATTGTTCATCTGGAAGTTGAAACCGGAACTTTACCCAAAACCCAAAAATTAGAGTATATTTCCTTGTCATGCTTATTTATTTTTTGTTTTTGTGCCGGTGCTATTTTAGGGGGAATTTCTAGCTTTAGTGTGTGGTTAGTGATTTTCGGTTTACCGGGAATTGCGGTGGTTGACGCGCTATTGACAACCAATTTGGTTCAATTAAAACAAAATCCTTCATCCTCTATTTTAGTTGGGGTCTTAGGGAGTGTGATTGGGGGAATTGTTGCTTCAATGTTTTTAGGAATACTCTATTGGTTCGGTCCGGTGGGGATAAGTATAGGATTAATATTAGTGAGCAGTGGAATTTTAGGGGGCGTTATTTTGGGGGTTTCCCGTCTTCAAGAGCTTGAAAAATTGGAAAGTTCTCGCACAATTTTAGGCCGACTTATTTTAGGGTTGATCTTTTTTCCCTATAGTCTGACTTCTTTAGTTATTGCACTTTTGTTGCCGGGAGTTTTTATTCCGGTTGCTGATTTACAAAAAGCGAGAGGGTTTGAAATTCTACAAGGAAGACAACTTGCTTTATTAACTGGTGCAGTTGGGTTAGCGTCGGGAATTTGGGCAGTTAATTGGGTGAGCGGAACTCTTTCAACTTTAGACCTGTCTGCGGAGGTTATTTTTGTGTTATTAATGAGTGTCGCTTCTGGCGGAACTCTAGTTTATTTATGGTGCAAACAGGCGATTTTAATTCCTCGAAAAAACCAGAAACTTTTGGCTCATTATCAAAAATCCAAAGCTAAATTAATTCAACTCTAA
- the nifJ gene encoding pyruvate:ferredoxin (flavodoxin) oxidoreductase produces the protein MNTKTYATIDGNEAVARVAYRLSEVIAIYPITPSSPMGEWADSWASEARPNLWGTIPSVVEMQSEGGAAGAIHGALQTGALTTTFTASQGLLLMLPNFYKIAGELTPAVIHVAARSLAAQGLSIFGDHGDVMAARATGFSLLASASVQEAEDLAAIATATTLQTRIPVLHFFDGFRTSHEVQKIELLSDEVLRNLIKDEWVIDHRHRALTPDHPVLRGTAQNPDVYFQGRETVNPFYDRCADITQQVMDHFAELTGRQYNLFDYHGDPQAENLIILMGSGCETAHETVDYMTALGEKVGVIKVRLYRPFDTRRFIETLPATVKAIAVLDRTKEPGSAGEPLYQDILTAIQETLFSGNDDLKAKLQNLKVIVGGRYGLSSKEFTPAMIKGVFDNLKADRPKNHFTVGIHDDVSHTSLPYDPSFSTEPSEVVRAVFYGLGSDGTVGANKNSIKIIGEDTENYAQGYFVYDSKKSGSVTVSHLRFGPHLIRSTYLVTQANFIACHQWEFVDQFDLLETAIPGSTFLINSPYSKDEVWEHLPRPIQQQIIDKNLKVYVVNAYQVAREAGMGGRINTVMQVCFFALSGVLPREQAIEQIKKSIRKTYGKKGEDIVRMNILAVDSTLDHLYQVTIPDRVSENAQDWKPVIPDTAPEFVRNVLGKIIARKGDELPVSALPCDGTFPTATTKWEKRNIAQEIPVWDPDVCVQCGKCVLVCPHAVIRSKVYEEQELAEAPAAFKSTNAKDHDWKGLKFTIQVAAEDCTGCGICVDVCPAKNKSQPKLKAINMEAQLPLREQERENWDFFSELPWPNRFNLNLKKISHQQMQEPLFEFSGACAGCGETPYVKLVSQLFGDRMIVANATGCSSIYGGNLPTTPWAQNAEHRGPTWSNSLFEDNAEFGLGFRVSIDKQSEFAVELLQTLASEIGETLVTDILNTSQKDEVEIYEQRQRVDTLKHRLAELANGNLDETVRLKVNMLKSLADYLVKKSVWIVGGDGWAYDIGYGGLDHVLASGRNVNVLVMDTEVYSNTGGQASKATPRGAVAKFAAGGKPASKKDLGLMAMTYGTVYVASVALGAKNEQTVRAFLEAEAYNGPSLIIAYSHCIAHGINMKTAMSHQKTIVDSGRWLLYRYNPELTLFGKNPLQLDMQPPKLPVQESMYAENRFKMLSRSKPVEAKALLELAQQDVNTRWQMYQYLAARQLQSQNGHDKDNIHPSNPQIKEASPRN, from the coding sequence ATGAATACCAAAACCTATGCAACTATAGACGGAAATGAAGCAGTAGCCAGAGTCGCCTACCGTCTCAGTGAAGTTATCGCCATTTATCCCATTACCCCCTCCTCACCGATGGGAGAATGGGCAGATAGTTGGGCTTCAGAAGCCAGACCTAACCTATGGGGTACAATCCCCTCTGTAGTAGAAATGCAGAGCGAAGGAGGCGCAGCCGGAGCCATTCACGGGGCATTACAAACGGGAGCATTAACCACGACCTTCACCGCCTCCCAAGGATTGTTATTAATGCTCCCCAATTTCTATAAAATCGCCGGGGAACTCACCCCCGCCGTCATTCACGTTGCCGCCCGTTCTTTAGCCGCCCAAGGATTATCGATATTTGGAGATCATGGAGACGTAATGGCGGCCAGGGCGACCGGATTTTCCTTATTAGCCTCCGCCTCAGTCCAGGAAGCCGAAGATTTAGCCGCGATCGCCACCGCCACCACCCTACAAACTCGTATTCCGGTACTCCACTTTTTTGACGGTTTCCGCACCTCCCACGAAGTCCAAAAAATAGAATTACTCTCCGATGAAGTGCTACGGAATTTAATTAAAGATGAGTGGGTGATCGACCATCGTCACCGGGCGTTAACCCCCGATCATCCCGTATTACGGGGAACAGCCCAAAATCCGGATGTTTATTTCCAAGGCAGAGAAACCGTCAATCCATTTTACGATCGATGTGCGGATATTACTCAACAGGTGATGGATCACTTTGCCGAATTGACCGGACGGCAGTACAATCTGTTTGATTATCATGGAGACCCCCAAGCAGAAAACCTGATCATCTTAATGGGGTCAGGATGTGAAACCGCTCACGAAACTGTCGACTATATGACCGCCCTTGGGGAAAAAGTGGGAGTCATTAAAGTTCGTCTCTATCGTCCTTTCGACACCCGACGGTTTATCGAAACCCTCCCCGCTACCGTCAAAGCGATCGCCGTTTTAGACCGCACCAAAGAACCCGGCAGCGCCGGCGAACCCTTGTATCAAGATATTCTCACCGCCATCCAAGAAACCCTATTTAGCGGCAACGACGACCTTAAAGCTAAACTGCAAAACCTGAAAGTGATCGTTGGGGGACGTTACGGGTTATCGTCGAAAGAATTTACCCCGGCCATGATTAAAGGAGTATTCGACAACTTAAAAGCGGATAGGCCGAAAAATCACTTTACCGTTGGAATTCATGACGATGTAAGTCATACCAGCTTACCCTATGACCCCTCTTTTTCCACTGAACCCTCCGAAGTCGTCCGAGCGGTCTTTTATGGGTTAGGATCTGACGGAACAGTCGGCGCTAACAAAAACTCGATTAAAATTATCGGGGAAGATACGGAGAATTACGCTCAGGGTTATTTCGTCTATGACTCGAAAAAATCTGGCTCCGTGACCGTCTCTCACCTCCGTTTCGGGCCTCATTTAATCCGTTCAACCTATTTAGTCACACAGGCCAATTTTATCGCCTGTCATCAATGGGAATTCGTCGATCAATTTGATCTATTAGAAACCGCCATTCCGGGGTCAACCTTCTTAATTAACAGTCCCTACTCAAAAGATGAAGTTTGGGAACATTTACCCCGTCCTATCCAACAACAAATTATCGACAAAAACCTCAAGGTCTATGTGGTTAACGCCTATCAAGTGGCGCGAGAGGCAGGAATGGGAGGACGCATTAATACAGTGATGCAGGTGTGTTTCTTTGCCCTCTCAGGAGTCTTACCGAGAGAACAAGCGATCGAACAAATTAAAAAATCGATCCGCAAAACCTACGGGAAGAAAGGGGAAGACATCGTCAGAATGAACATTTTAGCGGTAGATTCAACCTTAGATCATCTCTATCAAGTGACCATCCCGGATCGCGTTAGTGAAAATGCCCAAGATTGGAAACCGGTGATTCCGGATACTGCCCCGGAATTTGTCCGCAATGTCTTAGGTAAAATCATCGCTCGTAAAGGAGATGAGTTACCCGTATCCGCCTTACCCTGTGACGGAACTTTCCCCACCGCAACCACAAAATGGGAAAAACGCAATATTGCCCAAGAAATCCCCGTCTGGGATCCGGATGTGTGCGTACAGTGCGGAAAATGCGTGTTAGTGTGTCCTCATGCCGTCATTCGCTCCAAAGTGTATGAAGAACAAGAATTAGCCGAAGCTCCCGCCGCTTTTAAGAGTACCAATGCTAAAGATCATGATTGGAAAGGGTTAAAATTTACCATTCAAGTGGCCGCTGAAGACTGCACCGGCTGTGGGATTTGTGTGGATGTCTGCCCGGCTAAAAATAAATCTCAGCCAAAACTGAAAGCGATTAACATGGAGGCTCAGTTACCGTTACGGGAACAAGAACGAGAAAATTGGGACTTTTTCTCTGAATTACCCTGGCCGAATCGTTTTAATTTAAACCTGAAAAAAATCTCCCACCAACAAATGCAAGAACCCTTATTTGAATTTTCTGGAGCTTGCGCCGGATGTGGAGAAACTCCCTATGTTAAATTAGTGAGTCAGTTATTTGGCGATCGGATGATTGTCGCCAATGCAACAGGATGTTCTTCGATTTATGGCGGTAACTTACCGACTACCCCTTGGGCACAAAACGCCGAGCATCGAGGCCCGACTTGGTCAAATTCTCTATTTGAAGATAACGCGGAATTTGGGTTAGGATTCCGGGTCTCTATTGACAAACAAAGCGAATTTGCCGTCGAATTATTACAAACGTTAGCCTCAGAAATCGGAGAAACTTTAGTCACCGATATCCTCAATACCAGCCAAAAAGATGAAGTTGAAATTTATGAACAACGTCAACGGGTAGACACTCTGAAACATCGATTAGCCGAATTAGCTAATGGCAATTTAGACGAAACCGTCCGTTTAAAAGTTAATATGTTGAAATCTTTGGCGGATTATTTAGTCAAGAAAAGTGTCTGGATTGTCGGCGGTGATGGATGGGCTTATGATATCGGCTATGGTGGGTTAGATCATGTCTTAGCCAGTGGACGCAATGTCAACGTCTTGGTGATGGATACCGAAGTCTATTCTAATACAGGAGGACAAGCCTCTAAAGCGACCCCACGAGGAGCAGTGGCTAAATTTGCCGCCGGAGGTAAACCCGCCTCGAAAAAAGACTTAGGGTTAATGGCCATGACCTATGGAACAGTCTATGTCGCCAGTGTCGCTCTGGGGGCAAAAAACGAGCAAACTGTGCGAGCCTTTTTAGAAGCCGAGGCTTATAACGGGCCATCCTTAATTATCGCTTATTCTCACTGTATCGCTCATGGAATCAACATGAAGACCGCCATGAGTCATCAAAAAACGATCGTTGATAGTGGTCGCTGGTTGCTCTATCGTTATAATCCTGAATTGACCCTATTTGGCAAAAATCCCTTACAGCTAGATATGCAGCCGCCCAAATTACCGGTACAAGAGTCAATGTATGCTGAAAACCGCTTCAAGATGTTGTCTCGCTCAAAACCGGTTGAAGCGAAAGCCTTACTAGAGTTAGCCCAACAGGATGTTAACACTCGCTGGCAGATGTATCAATATTTGGCAGCAAGACAGTTACAAAGCCAAAACGGCCATGACAAGGATAATATTCATCCTTCTAATCCTCAAATCAAGGAAGCATCACCTCGCAATTAA